A genome region from Plasmodium vivax chromosome 11, whole genome shotgun sequence includes the following:
- a CDS encoding hypothetical protein, conserved (encoded by transcript PVX_114730A) yields MSANIKDLIKQEKERRKLLREERKKAERVKQPVGGEDPPIGKDLPGNYYTESEQQDRLFLKIQNNSEHGSVTQKYNDVEEQLGEVGQGRKPSGDRANSEQVTRQKTSDSKIDKRVHFAEPTAPLNRLNKNNNFRDAFLDYSNEEQSENSEGASKKGGGEKNVQVDLPADFFDSIVTLNHSSSEKNSKRGTPPMEGSPGGKRKADQSEPSSEGEAVNRVPLHYGFSEENEISNDRCASSKEIDDGTPPIGKQSENQFDLKNEPNVEVIETYEITEDILGSAELVENEKFHRQIKKKRKLLQEGEYHLDDEENDEGGTSKGGERTHRRDISRGNVDQSDGEGEQGDPIMNLFTTNLEDLTNYKLLDTAYYEELDYLHKILVEKKKYILGDKYDEEKEESEEREVEVLEELNQFRKKKKKMEKGRDDEEGNDHDSHFNIDEIYDLLKLKRGMKEADGKIAHIFGNTPSRKRADENRDEGKKTNEYENLPRGFFDDKEKDILVRENISLSKINQKIGEIKKQKKNILLEFKTMEKVYEEKKNSYIDYLYDDKFDDKEQILNEIVRKSTSRGAAEMDGLNCAQRKEEQKEGKKGRKKGRKKEKKQEKRNANTFQLDDEHGDIFHWRKKSLF; encoded by the coding sequence ATGAGTGCCAACATTAAGGACCTCATCAAGCAGGAGAAGGAGAGAAGGAAGTTGCTTAgggaggaaaggaaaaaagcgGAAAGGGTGAAGCAACCAGTAGGGGGGGAAGATCCCCCGATTGGGAAAGACCTCCCGGGGAACTATTACACAGAGAGCGAGCAACAGGACAggctctttttaaaaattcaaaataacTCCGAACATGGTAGCGTTACGCAAAAGTACAACGATGTAGAAGAACAGTTGGGTGAGGTTGGCCAGGGGAGAAAACCATCCGGCGACAGGGCCAACAGTGAACAAGTGACTAGGCAAAAAACAAGTGACAGTAAAATCGATAAAAGGGTGCACTTCGCCGAACCAACTGCTCCACTAAACAGgctaaataaaaacaacaaTTTTAGGGATGCCTTTTTGGACTATAGCAATGAGGAGCAAAGCGAAAATTCAGAAGGAgcttccaaaaagggggggggtgaaaaaaatgttcaggTCGACCTGCCTGCAGATTTTTTCGACTCCATAGTGACCTTAAATCATAGTAGCAGTGAAAAGAACAGCAAGAGGGGTACCCCTCCTATGGAAGGATCCCCTGGTGGGAAGAGAAAAGCAGATCAAAGTGAGCCCTCTTCCGAAGGGGAAGCAGTCAATAGGGTACCTCTCCACTATGGGTTTAGCGAAGAGAATGAAATATCAAATGACAGGTGTGCCTCATCGAAGGAGATAGACGATGGAACCCCTCCCATAGGGAAGCAAAGTGAAAACCAATTTGACTTAAAAAACGAACCAAATGTTGAAGTGATCGAAACGTACGAAATTACGGAGGACATTCTTGGAAGTGCAGAGCTggtggaaaatgaaaaatttcacaggcaaataaaaaaaaaaaggaagttgcTCCAGGAGGGGGAGTACCATTtggatgatgaagaaaacgaTGAGGGGGGTACCTccaaaggaggggaaagaaCCCACAGAAGGGACATATCAAGAGGAAATGTAGATCAATCCGATGGAGAGGGAGAACAAGGAGACCCCATTATGAACCTATTCACTACCAATTTAGAAGATTTGACAAACTACAAACTGCTAGACACGGCTTACTACGAAGAATTGGACTACTTACACAAAATtttggtggaaaaaaaaaaatacattttaggAGACAAATAtgatgaggagaaggaagaaagtgAAGAGAGAGAGGTAGAAGTACTTGAAGAATTGAAccaatttcgaaaaaaaaaaaaaaaaatggaaaagggaagagacGATGAAGAGGGGAATGATCATGACAGCCATTTTAACATTGACGAAATTTACGACCTGTTAAagttaaaaaggggcatgAAGGAAGCTGATGGGAAAATTGCACACATATTTGGAAACACGCCAAGTAGGAAGCGAGCGGATGAGAACCGGgacgaggggaaaaagacaAACGAATATGAAAATTTGCCCAGGGGATTTTTCGACGATAAAGAAAAGGACATTCTCGTGAGAGAAAATATTTCGCTGTCTAAGATAAACCAAAAGAttggggaaattaaaaaacagaaaaagaacattttGCTGGAGTTTAAAACGATGGAAAAGGTGTacgaggagaagaagaacagcTACATCGATTACCTGTATGATGATAAGTTTGACGACAAGGAACAAATTTTGAATGAAATTGTGAGGAAGTCGACCAGCCGGGGGGCCGCAGAAATGGACGGCCTGAACTGTGCACAAAGGAAAGAGGAGCagaaagaagggaaaaaaggaaggaagaaaggaaggaagaaggaaaagaagcaaGAAAAGAGAAATGCCAATACTTTCCAGCTTGATGACGAGCATGGGGACATTTTCCactggaggaagaaaagccTTTTTTAA
- a CDS encoding hypothetical protein, conserved (encoded by transcript PVX_114725A): protein MEKIYLKVFELTGLKEDETGKYYVKVYWKNKKYKTAMQEDGYYFFNENFLIPVEHVADEKNEILSIEVWLSSLFNTKVAYTFFTLDFIRKEKTVKQKVKLIDILRSCTLELSLNIVRDQMDVTFFNVKEIYQHKTDQEIRDAISMHRTEQEVLRAFRTESHMYASTAYVPMTPATGMTNSHYHYTPVDHQKELPCAGGKIPLSAPSQLNSGTVLASHSAHHAGMHINTRVSNPSEKYNLCKPHPVDNFYGGDNQTNQVPYQSGIYNIGAASPYSDRILHRSHGNKKKALLIGINYYGSREELSGCTNDTLRMMNLLISKYNFHDSPTSMVRLIDNESNPNYRPTRKNILSALNWLTKDNQPGDVFFFLYSGHGSQQKDYTYLEDDGYNETILPCDHKTEGQIIDDELHRFLVQPLNDGVKLIAVMDCCNAGSCIDLAYKYKLKSKKWKEVKNPFHVVCDVSQFSGCKDMEFSREIDTGKHAPGGALVTAMIHVLGASEAAQGLPLGVPLNPNALTYDHLLQNVSSYIKSYHDQKIVFMASQKFDLDRVFDFDHILRNKNGNLGQNVNKLVQKNKKTKKSKESKKNKHDFFSFF from the exons ATGGAGAAGATCTACCTGAAGGTGTTCGAACTGACGGGGCTGAAGGAAGACGAGACGGGAAAGTACTACGTAAAAGTGTactggaagaacaaaaagtaCAAAACGGCAATGCAGGAAGATGggtactatttttttaatgaaaatttccTCATACCAGTAGAGCACGTAGcggatgaaaaaaacgaaatccTCTCGATCGAAGTGTGGCTTAGCTCATTATTTAATACCAAAGTTGCCTACACCTTTTTTACGTTAGATTTTataagaaaggaaaaaacggtGAAGCAAAAGGTGAAGCTAATTGACATATTAAGGAGCTGCACTTTGGAGTTATCTCTAAATATAGTACGGGACCAAATGGacgtaactttttttaacgttaaagaaatatatcaGCATAAGACGGACCAGGAGATAAGAGACGCCATTTCGATGCACCGCACTGAACAGGAAGTTCTTCGAGCGTTCCGAA cgGAATCACACATGTACGCGTCAACCGCGTATGTGCCCATGACCCCCGCGACGGGCATGACGAATAGTCACTACCACTACACCCCAGTGGACCACCAAAAGGAATTACCCTGTGCAGGCGGGAAAATCCCCCTTTCTGCGCCCAGCCAGCTGAATAGTGGAACCGTTCTGGCCAGTCACTCTGCACACCATGCAGGTATGCACATCAACACGAGGGTAAGTAACCCCAGCGAGAAATATAACTTATGTAAACCTCACCCAGTGGATAATTTTTACGGAGGGGACAACCAAACAAACCAAGTTCCCTACCAAAGCGGCATATATAACATCGGTGCAGCGTCGCCCTACTCAGACAGAATCCTGCACCGCTCAcatggaaacaaaaaaaaggcacttcTCATCGGAATAAACTATTACGGTTCTAGGGAAGAATTAAGTGGCTGCACAAACGACACCCTTAGAATGATGAACCTGctaatttcaaaatataattttcacGACTCTCCAACAAGTATGGTTAGATTGATAGACAACGAAAGTAACCCTAATTATAGGCCTACGAgaaagaatattttatctGCCCTAAATTGGCTCACGAAGGATAATCAGCCTggggatgtttttttcttcctataCTCTGGACATGGGTCCCAACAAAAGGACTACACGTATTTGGAAGATGATGGGTATAATGAGACCATTCTTCCTTGTGATCATAAAACGGAGGGACAGATCATCGATGACGAATTGCACAGGTTCTTGGTTCAGCCTCTAAACGATGGGGTTAAATTGATTGCCGTGATGGACTGCTGCAATGCGGGTAGTTGTATCGATTTGGCTTATAAATACAAACTGAAGtctaaaaaatggaaggaggTGAAAAACCCCTTCCACGTGGTGTGCGATGTTAGCCAATTCAGTGGGTGCAAAGATATGGAGTTTTCGCGCGAAATTGACACGGGGAAACATGCCCCCGGAGGGGCACTCGTCACGGCGATGATTCACGTTTTGGGGGCAAGCGAGGCGGCTCAGGGGTTGCCCCTCGGTGTGCCGCTTAACCCCAACGCACTCACGTACGACCACCTACTGCAAAACGTGAGCAGCTACATCAAGAGCTACCACGACCAGAAAATTGTTTTCATGGCTTCGCAAAAATTCGACCTCGACCGCGTCTTCGACTTCGACCACATCCTCAGgaataaaaatggcaatttgGGGCAAAACGTGAACAAGCTCGtgcagaaaaataagaagacCAAGAAGAGCAAGGAGAGCAAGAAGAACAAACAcgacttcttctccttcttctga
- a CDS encoding hypothetical protein, conserved (encoded by transcript PVX_114720A) gives MPSPSNELLILHFVIHDVYNRKENGISLHEKPYIKFYWKNIKYKNYLKFFSDEINWFCEFFLPYQNGDYIENLIMQIWASSYLSRKRKLAYNYININDVERNGKINGKTELIGKRKGLKVIYSLQIISYALYKFMKNTQLFILSKISIYKMMQIHRENQRDPCREQENLFDKYISSLFQKENYQRKNTALRLKTVRQGHNPKNVISINDVHTPIRLKMKKKQGGGAPNDSLVSPLVQKGLHAKRPTAKNGQKVQAKCGKVRERVKAKKADQGDEVRQIRPKAKGGVRRKEKQDLPAKKAGQLSAKVTKELHTKGMNDLASKGISDLPSKGISDLPSKGINDLPSKETDAPPSQEMAPLRSNTMKVLRAKAMDELCARAKEKLRQKNTEEVLPREIKTTTADTTEVEDLLQMHDDARVTSEIKKKLAPLRGNPSCMKKNSFFDVGYKIHKSTPKKIVKFCSLKFAKLYDGDELAEERKEEEAAAGKLAILDDVI, from the coding sequence ATGCCGAGCCCCTCGAACGAACTGCTCATCCTGCACTTCGTCATCCACGACGTGTACAACCGGAAGGAAAACGGAATTTCTCTGCATGAAAAGCCGTACATCAAGTTTTACTGGAAAAATATCaagtacaaaaattatttaaaattcttttcaGATGAAATCAACTGGTTTTGCGAATTCTTCCTCCCATACCAAAATGGAgattatatagaaaatttgaTAATGCAAATATGGGCGAGTAGCTACTTGAGCAGGAAAAGAAAGTTggcatataattatattaacataaatgatGTGGAGAggaatgggaaaataaatgggAAGACAGAACTGATTGGAAAGAGAAAAGGACTGAAAGTGATTTACAGCCTCCAAATTATTTCCTACGCCTTGTATAagtttatgaaaaatacCCAACTGTTTATTCTAAGCAAAATATccatttataaaatgatGCAGATACATAGGGAGAATCAGAGGGATCCTTGTCGGGAGCAGGAAAACTTGTTTGACAAATATATTTCGTCCCTAtttcaaaaggaaaattaccAACGGAAAAACACTGCCTTGCGCTTGAAGACGGTTAGGCAGGGGCATAACCCTAAAAATGTCATCAGCATCAACGATGTGCACACGCCCATCAGgttgaaaatgaagaagaaacaaGGGGGGGGTGCACCAAACGATTCGCTCGTGTCACCTCTGGTGCAGAAGGGCCTCCACGCGAAAAGGCCAACAGCGAAAAATGGCCAAAAGGTTCAGGCGAAATGTGGGAAGGTGCGCGAACGGGTCAAGGCGAAGAAGGCTGACCAGGGGGACGAAGTCAGGCAGATCAGGCCGAAGGCTAAGGGGGGCGTGCGCcgaaaggagaagcaggacTTACCAGCAAAGAAGGCGGGCCAATTGTCAGCAAAAGTGACGAAGGAATTGCACACAAAGGGGATGAACGATTTGGCATCAAAGGGGATAAGCGATTTGCCATCAAAGGGGATAAGCGATTTGCCATCAAAGGGGATAAACGATTTGCCATCCAAAGAGACAGACGCACCCCCCTCACAAGAGATGGCCCCTCTGCGCTCAAACACCATGAAGGTTTTACGCGCAAAGGCGATGGACGAACTGTGTGCACGGGCGAAGGAAAAGTTGCGCcaaaaaaacacagaagaggTACTCCCAcgggaaataaaaacgacCACGGCAGATACAACGGAAGTGGAAGATTTACTGCAGATGCATGACGACGCACGGGTCACTtccgaaataaaaaagaaactcgCCCCGTTGCGTGGAAACCCAAGttgcatgaaaaaaaattcctttttcgaCGTCGGCtataaaatacataagtCCACGccgaaaaaaattgtcaagTTCTGCAGCCTTAAATTCGCCAAGCTGTACGATGGGGATGAGTTGGcggaggagaggaaggaggaggaagctgCTGCTGGAAAGCTCGCCATTCTGGATGACGTGATATAG
- a CDS encoding 60s ribosomal protein L7, putative (encoded by transcript PVX_114715A) gives MSNKRAKNKQLKRKNDAGARKQKFVKFRRIKKIKFKDEKKVFLPNEDKETKVKTPSKRKLRTLYKKKEFKKKRDNQTNEYLTLKKELTAQTFDEQRRCLFAIRNNVECISSSPSEVLQKLKLTEKYHGVLLINTKANMKKLFLVKQYVCYGYIQKYTLYSLMEKKLFLKDGNEIKRCDSNKIVEKLFSKNGIYSFPSFCEYIFECKSNADQMMKEQIVPFNFSYLISEMTFDFLQFKNELAGFVKEGINEILEKII, from the exons atgagcaataAAAGGgctaaaaataaacagcTAAAGAGAAAGAATGACGCGGGTGCGAGGAAGCAGAAATTTGTCAAGTTTAGAAGAATAAAGAAGATTAAATTTAAAGACGAAAAGAAAGTGTTCCTTCCGAATGAGGACAAGGAAACGAAAGTGAAG accCCATCGAAAAGAAAACTTCGCACCTTatacaagaaaaaggagttcaaaaaaaaacgggacaACCAGACAAATGAATATCTAACCTTGAAGAAAGAGCTGACCGCTCAGACATTCGATGAGCAGAGACGTTGCCTGTTTGCCATCCGAAATAACGTCGAGTgtatttcctcctcccccagtGAAGTCCTTCAG AAACTCAAACTGACGGAGAAGTACCACGGCGTGCTCCTCATCAACACGAAGGCAAACATGAAAAAGCTATTCCTGGTGAAGCAGTACGTATGTTATGGGTACATACAAAAGTACACCCTGTACAGtttgatggaaaaaaaattatttttaaaagacgGGAACGAAATAAAACGATGTGACTCCAATAAAATTGTAGAAAAGCtttttagcaaaaatgggattTATTCCTTTCCCTCATTTTgcgaatatatatttgaatgCAAAAGTAACGCGGACCAAATGATGAAGGAACAGATCGTTCCCTTTAACTTCTCCTACTTAATTAGCGAAATGACGTTCGATTTTctgcaatttaaaaatgagctTGCCGGATTTGTCAAGGAGGGAATTAACGAAATTCTGGAGAAGATAATTTGA
- a CDS encoding adenylosuccinate synthetase, putative (encoded by transcript PVX_114710A) yields the protein MNIFQHDIQDVGQGNVVAILGSQWGDEGKGKIIDILSKHSDITCRFNGGSNAGHTISVNDKKYALHLLPCGILYENNICVLGNGMVVHVKSLIDEINSIGGNIIDRLYLSDKSHILFDIHQTIDSMQENKKLKEGKQIGTTKRGIGPCYSTKVSRVGIRLGSLKNFEHFKSLYVKLIDNLMELYNISDYNKEEELEAFYQYHLLLKDRIIDVISFMNNQLNEKKKILIEGANAAMLDIDFGTYPYVTSSCTTVGGIFSGLGINHKKLNLTVGVVKSYLTRVGCGPFMTELTNEIGDYLREKGYEYGTTTKRPRRCGWLDIPMLLYVKCINSIDIINLTKLDVLSGLKEISLCVGYRSKATGELLQKGCYPVDEDAPEHYEPVYEQFEGWEEDISNCESFEELPENARKYVLAIEKYVGSPIVWIGIGANRNNTIMKK from the exons ATGAACATCTTCCAGCACGACATCCAGGATGTGGGCCAGGGAAACGTGGTGGCGATCCTGGGCTCGCAGTGGGGAGACGAAGGGAAGGGGAAGATCATCGACATCCTGTCCAAGCACTCGGACATCACGTGCAGGTTCAACGGAGGGTCCAACGCAGGGCATACGATCTCCGTGAATGATAAGAAGTACGCCCTGCATTTGTTGCCCTGTGGAATTCTCTACGAAAATAATATCTGCGTGTTGGGCAACGGAATGGTGGTGCATGTGAAGTCCCTAATAGATGAAATAAACTCCATAGGGGGAAATATCATCGATAGATTGTACCTCTCGGACAAGTCCCACATCCTGTTCGACATCCATCAGACGATAGACTCAATGCAAGAGAACAAAAAACTgaaagaaggaaaacagATAGGCACCACCAAGAGAGGAATCGGCCCATGTTATTCCACCAAAGTCTCCAGAGTAGGCATACGACTAGgatcattaaaaaatttcgagcACTTTAAAAGCCTCTACGTAAAATTGATAGATAACCTAATGGAGCTATATAACATAAGTGACTATAATAAGGAGGAAGAACTGGAGGCCTTCTACCAATACCACTTGTTGCTGAAGGATAGAATCATTGACGTAATTTCTTTTATGAATAATCAGCTgaatgagaagaagaagattcTAATTGAGGGAGCTAATGCCGCCATGCTGGACATAGACTTTGGTACGTACCCTTACGTAACGAGCAGCTGCACAACTGTTGGGGGTATTTTTTCAGGCCTTGGGATAAACCACAAGAAGTTAAATTTGACCGTAGGAGTCGTTAAGAGTTACTTGACGAGGGTTGGCTGTGGCCCCTTCATGACTGAGCTGACCAACGAAATTGGCGATTATCTTCGGGAGAAGGGCTACGAGTATGGCACAACTACTAAGCGGCCCAGAAGATGTGGGTGGCTAGACATCCCCATGTTACTCTACGTCAAGTGCATCAACTCGATTGACATCATCAATTTGACCAAGCTGGACGTTCTGTCTGGCCTGAAGGAGATTTCCCTCTGCGTCGGTTACCGCAGCAAGGCTACAG GCGAACTGCTGCAGAAGGGGTGCTACCCCGTGGACGAGGACGCGCCGGAGCACTACGAACCTGTGTATGAACAATTCGAAGGCTGGGAGGAAGACATATCCAACTGCGAATCGTTTGAGGAGCTGCCCGAGAATGCTCGGAAATACGTCTTGGCGATAGAGAAGTACGTGGGCTCGCCCATCGTGTGGATTGGAATCGGGGCCAACCGGAACAACACCATTATGAAGAAGTga
- a CDS encoding vacuolar ATP synthase 21 kDa proteolipid subunit, putative (encoded by transcript PVX_114705A), which produces MYNSWFEIIRSISPYNWAMLGIAMALFLSIIGAAWGIFICGTSIVGASVKSPRIISKNLISIIFCEALGMYGVITAVFLQIKFSGLSKEVHAPLVLTTKTDALIMNTIRGGWALFASGLTAGLSNLVSGVSVGITGSSCALGDAHNSDLFVRMLMIEICASVIGLYGLIVAIVSIGDIQLT; this is translated from the exons atgtataactCGTGGTTTGAAATCATTCGATCCATTTCGCCCTACAACTGGGCAATGCTGGGCATAGCCATGGCCCTCTTCCTCTCCATCATCGGCGCAGCATG GGGAATATTCATCTGCGGGACCAGCATAGTGGGAGCCTCGGTGAAGTCCCCACGTATCATTTCGAAAAATTTGATTTCCATTATATTTTGTGAAGCACTAG GCATGTATGGAGTCATCACCGcagtttttcttcaaattaaGTTTAGCGGACTCAGTAAAGAAGTGCACGCCCCACTGGTGCTAACCACCAAGACGGATGCACTGATTATGAACACCATCAGAGGGGGATGGGCCCTGTTTGCGAGTGGTCTCACGGCGGGTCTGTCCAACCTCGTTTCTGG cgTTTCCGTAGGCATAACGGGCAGCTCATGCGCCTTGGGAGATGCACACAATTCGGATCTGTTCGTTCGAATGCTGATGATTGAAATATGTGCTAGTGTTATAG gACTGTACGGATTAATCGTGGCGATTGTGTCCATCGGGGATATTCAACTGACTTAA
- a CDS encoding FtsJ-like methyltransferase, putative (encoded by transcript PVX_114700A) yields the protein MGKKKKVGKERIDKYYKLAKSAGYRARSAFKLIQIAQKYNIFKDANILIDLCAAPGGWLQVAYKNMKRSSTIIGVDLVPIRKIDNNVITLKCDITTGACIKQIKNIIKNEKADVILNDGAPNVGTTYSYDSFNQNVLVLNSIKIANLFLKKRGIFITKVFRNEEYVSLIWVMEKLFGQVKHIKPRSSREISSEIYLIGLNFLSAKVDKKLFDYTYVFSEQFKQDSNKAVTNDASEDDIFSNSSDNEKEDKKKSKKKKGLSTILKEKKKKNRQGYDLGDDYRVTDICNFIHSDNYVDLLIKTNKFTFDKDYLTSEDPLVKSTYTAIYKNPSTTQEILQLCKDLKVLGKSDLFHLIKWRYKVRKGVASLGGETQLSKTSDAEEEASQGVDPVKENLPTEETRTATTKASLQDDELSGSSDADSEKDEINEFSTQMEKKNKKEQKKKEKKLKKELEKRKMNKSITPDYDENEIHFNKNMLKLLDEQSFEDHLNILSGSKHNDRLEINQENDSSSEKEDNAQPNDAGGESQMDRIEYLVNLDYERQKMKEKKMNEEKNNEKLTRRKRAMDYKNEELMKIQKIMELKNEELMMKRKLHEYLSDDEETEEDATDDEDSTDEGSDAAKGRPPHGKRGKDEMMNDEKNAYAEAIQQNQHIHKMVDKIIRLRKDVKREEEKSNVNRFFDQKIFSTILNEMDGELDDSAAVQEGPKGRRARKGGDEDEDDDMGGDEDDDVGDDASDDEKFNEVDERQLPNIPLPNKLARKERKKKLRVKYGNNEVKMKNTTFSIVKTDESGQGNVGAYFSNLIKDEDELAFIKCIGEKLIHKKSRMDLIDDSFNRHSYLEDEDMLPEWFVEEEKKFRRPVIPIDKSILNQYKSSINKITKMPIKKVIEAKMRNKKREIAKMKKLEAKIGKIEKDEEDPFLKHKAITNILKKNKSEKKREKSYVVCTGKGSRVSNKKNKKGGRTMVKYVDKRLKKDKKAKKRVEKKKKNISRRKYSKSRPFKFKQKV from the exons atggggaagaagaagaaagtcGGGAAGGAGAGAATTGACAAGTACTACAAGCTAGCCAAGTCGGCTGGGTACAGAGCGAGGTCTGCATTCAAGCTAATTCAGATAGCCCAGAAatacaacatttttaaagatgcaaatattttaatcgATTTGTGTGCAGCGCCGGGAGGATGGTTGCAAGTGgcgtataaaaatatgaaaagaagCAGCACCATCATAGGAGTAGATTTAGTACCCATCAGAAAAATAGATAACAATGTCATCACCTTAAAATGTGATATAACTACAGGTGCATGCATTAAGCAgatcaaaaatataattaaaaatgaaaaggcagATGTGATCCTAAATGACGGGGCCCCCAATGTAGGAACGACGTACTCATATGACAGTTTTAATCAAAATGTGCTTGTCCTTAATAGTATCAAAATAGctaacctttttttaaaaaaaagaggtattTTTATTACCAAAGTTTTCCGAAATGAAGAATATGTGTCTCTAATATGGGTTATGGAGAAATTATTTGGCCAAGTCAAACATATAAAACCTAGAAGTAGTAGAGAAATATCCTCCGAAATTTATCTAATCGGTTTGAATTTCTTAAGTGCTAAGGTGGATAAGAAGCTCTTTGATTATACCTACGTTTTTAGTGAGCAGTTTAAGCAGGACTCCAATAAGGCAGTCACCAACGATGCCAGCGAGGATGACATCTTCTCCAATTCGAGTGATAATGAGaaggaggacaaaaaaaaaagcaaaaagaagaaaggcCTGTCAaccattttgaaagaaaagaagaagaaaaacagacAGGGATACGACCTCGGGGATGATTACCGTGTTACAGatatttgcaattttatccACAGTGATAATTATGTAGATTTACTCAtcaaaacaaataaattcaCCTTCGATAAGGACTACCTCACTTCGGAGGACCCCTTGGTTAAGAGTACCTATACTGCCATTTATAAAAACCCCAGCACCACGCAGGAGATTCTCCAACTCTGCAAGGACCTTAAGGTGCTGGGCAAGTCAGACCTGTTTCACCTCATCAAGTGGAGGTACAAAGTTAGGAAGGGCGTCGCAAGCTTGGGCGGAGAAACCCAATTGAGCAAAACCTCTGACGCAGAAGAGGAAGCCAGTCAAGGGGTGGACCCCGTGAAGGAAAATCTGCCCACCGAGGAAACACGAACTGCAACCACGAAAGCTTCTCTGCAGGATGACGAACTGAGTGGTTCCTCCGACGCCGACTCAGAAAAAGACGAAATAAACGAATTTTCcacccaaatggaaaaaaaaaataaaaaggaacaaaaaaaaaaagagaaaaaattgaaaaaagaactggagaaaagaaaaatgaacaaatcgATCACCCCCGATTATGacgaaaatgaaatacatttcaacaaaaatatgttaaagcTGCTGGATGAGCAGTCGTTCGAGGATCACCTTAACATACTAAGTGGCAGCAAACATAACGACAGGCTGGAGATTAACCAGGAAAATGATTCTTCCAGCGAGAAGGAGGACAATGCGCAGCCAAACGATGCAGGAGGTGAGTCCCAAATGGACCGCATAGAATACCTTGTCAATTTGGATTATGAACGGcagaaaatgaaggaaaagaaaatgaacgAAGAGAAAAACAACGAGAAATTGACCAGGCGGAAAAGAGCAATGGATTACAAGAACGAGGAGTTGATGAAAATCCAGAAAATCATGGAGTTGAAAAATGAGGAGTtgatgatgaagaggaagttgCACGAGTACCTCAGCGATGACGAGGAGACAGAAGAGGACGCCACCGATGATGAGGACTCAACTGATGAGGGCAGCGACGCCGCGAAGGGACGCCCCCCCCACGGCAAACGCGGCAAAGACGAAATGATGAACGATGAGAAGAACGCTTACGCAGAGGCGATCCAGCAAAACCAACACATACACAAAATGGTAGACAAGATAATTCGCTTGAGAAAAGAtgtcaaaagggaagaagaaaaatccAATGTAAATCGTTTTTTCGACCAGAAGATATTTTCCACGATATTAAATGAGATGGACGGTGAGTTGGATGATAGTGCCGCTGTGCAGGAGGGCCCCAAAGGTAGGAGAGCACGCAAAGGTGGcgatgaagatgaagatgacgATATGGGTGGCGATGAAGATGACGATGTGGGTGACGACGCGAGTGACGATGAAAAGTTCAACGAAGTGGACGAGCGCCAACTGCCCAACATCCCACTGCCAAACAAGCTAGCCagaaaggagaggaagaaaaaattaagagtAAAATATGGAAACAACGAGGTAAAGATGAAGAACACCACCTTTTCAATTGTAAAAACGGACGAAAGTGGGCAAGGCAATGTAGgtgcatatttttccaaCCTAATTAAAGACGAAGACGAATTGGCATTCATAAAATGCATcggagaaaaattaattcataaGAAAAGCCGCATGGATCTGATAGACGATTCGTTCAATAGGCATTCCTATTTGGAAGATGAAGACATGCTGCCCGAATGGTttgtggaggaggaaaagaaatttagAAGGCCCGTTATCCCAATCGACAAATCCATCCTAAATCAATACAAGAGCAGCATTAAcaaaattacgaaaatgCCAATTAAGAAGGTGATCGAAGCAAAAATGCGAAACAAGAAGAGAGAAAttgcgaaaatgaaaaaactcGAGGCCAAAATcggaaaaattgaaaaggatgAGGAAGACCCCTTCCTTAAGCACAAGGCCATTACGAACATATTAAAGAAGAACAAATCAG aaaaaaaacgagaaaaatCGTACGTCGTTTGTACCGGAAAAGGCTCCAGGGTGTCGaacaagaaaaacaaaaagggaggtAGGACAATGGTTAAGTATGTCGACAAGAGGCTGAAAAAGGAtaagaaggcgaagaagcgggtagaaaagaagaaaaaaaatatatcaagaCGCAAATACTCCAAATCGAGGCCTTTCAAATTTAAGCAGAAAGTTTGA